The proteins below are encoded in one region of Hordeum vulgare subsp. vulgare chromosome 3H, MorexV3_pseudomolecules_assembly, whole genome shotgun sequence:
- the LOC123439924 gene encoding exocyst complex component SEC3A-like produces the protein MFRSYPLLLVVGLLIALFPAAAATFGPQPGAPCDPTLLATQAALFCAPDMPTTQCCEPVIAAVDLGGGVPCLCRVAAEPHLVMDGLNASHLLKFYTSCGGLQDGARLAAACEAKLYKLKHLTKVEVILSDPSGCTFVLGFHNLRNQAVAPPQWTMRNIDDRNRLLFCILKICKEILSYLPKVVGIDIVEVALWAKENTVTLDNQENNKEGKETSVATQTERKVTAKVTVENDLVSQAKDEEEDMETLLDTYVMGIGEADAFSERLKLELVALEVANVYQLVESEPLIEEEKASYFTNAEKLKVGYTSRTWIRRATSGEGVRSRWNSTIID, from the exons ATGTTCAGATCCTACCCTCTGCTGCTCGTCGTGGGCCTCCTCATCGCGCTGTTCCCAGCGGCGGCCGCCACCTTCGGGCCGCAGCCAGGGGCACCGTGCGACCCCACTCTCCTGGCGACGCAGGCTGCGCTCTTCTGCGCCCCCGACATGCCCACCACGCAGTGCTGCGAGCCCGTCATCGCCGCCGTCGACCTCGGGGGCGGCGTCCCCTGCCTCTGCCGCGTCGCGGCCGAGCCGCATCTGGTCATGGACGGCCTCAACGCCAGCCACCTCCTCAAGTTCTACACCTCCTGCGGCGGTCTCCAGGATGGCGCCCGCCTTGCCGCCGCTTGCGAAG CCAAACTTTACAAGTTGAAACATCTTACGAAGGTTGAGGTTATTTTAAGTGACCCTAGTGGTTGCACATTTGTTCTG GGGTTTCATAACCTTAGGAATCAGGCTGTTGCTCCTCCACAATGGACGATGCGAAACATTGATGATAG AAATCGTCTACTTTTTTGTATCTTGAAAATCTGCAAGGAGATACTTAGTTATCTTCCAAAAGTTGTTGGAATTGATATTGTGGAGGTAGCTCTCTGGGCAAAG GAAAATACAGTGACACTGGATAACCAAGAGAATAAcaaagaagggaaagaaacatcTGTTGCTACTCAGACCGAGAGGAAAGTAACGGCAAAAGTTACTGTGGAAAATGATCTCGTGTCTCAAgcaaaggacgaggaggaggacatggAGACACTTCTTGACAC GTATGTTATGGGCATTGGTGAAGCTGATGCTTTCTCCGAGAGATTGAAGCTGGAGCTTGTTGCTTTGGAAGTAGCTAATGTCTATCAGCTGGTGGAAAGTGAGCCTTTAATAGAGGAG GAGAAGGCTTCCTACTTTACCAATGCTGAGAAGCTCAAGGTCGGGTACACTTCGCGTACATGGATTAGAAGAGCAACATCAGGGGAGGGGGTCCGAAGTCGATGGAACAGTACTATAATTGATTGA